In one Agathobacter rectalis ATCC 33656 genomic region, the following are encoded:
- a CDS encoding MBL fold metallo-hydrolase has protein sequence MQIIFIHHSCFLVELDDKVLIFDYFDGDKVEGMHFTGKLPSYEPDTKIYMFASHSHKDHYDMDILRLADKYSNIHYVFSKDIRISPHFLSKHGIDPAVRDRVTFVSPDNTYHVDDLDIMTLRSTDAGVAFYVTSNGVSLFHAGDLNDWEWDGAGDLINGRVRRAFRHEIKKLSEKPINVAFFPMDPKLMEYQFKGFDYFLQNTSAEFVFPMHMWQDYSGITEYKKRLSNKDMADRVIEIERENQTFAFGENY, from the coding sequence ATGCAGATAATTTTTATACATCACAGTTGTTTTCTTGTGGAACTGGATGACAAGGTGCTTATATTTGATTATTTTGATGGAGACAAGGTGGAGGGTATGCATTTTACCGGAAAGCTGCCATCTTATGAGCCGGATACAAAAATCTATATGTTTGCAAGTCACAGCCACAAGGATCATTATGATATGGATATTTTGCGTCTGGCTGACAAATATTCGAATATACATTATGTTTTTTCAAAGGATATCCGTATCAGTCCGCATTTTTTGTCAAAGCATGGCATTGATCCCGCTGTCAGGGACAGGGTGACATTTGTTTCACCTGACAATACATATCATGTGGATGATCTGGATATAATGACACTTAGATCCACCGATGCCGGTGTGGCGTTTTACGTCACTTCTAACGGAGTGAGCCTGTTTCATGCCGGTGATTTAAATGACTGGGAGTGGGATGGCGCAGGTGATCTGATAAACGGCAGAGTGCGCAGAGCATTCAGACATGAGATAAAAAAGCTTTCGGAAAAACCAATAAACGTGGCTTTTTTCCCGATGGATCCAAAGCTTATGGAGTATCAGTTCAAGGGTTTTGATTATTTTTTACAAAATACCTCGGCAGAGTTTGTGTTTCCTATGCACATGTGGCAGGACTACAGCGGTATTACTGAATACAAAAAGAGGCTGAGCAATAAGGACATGGCTGACAGGGTGATTGAGATTGAACGTGAAAATCAGACGTTCGCTTTTGGAGAGAACTATTGA